AATGGGCAGGTCTTCTTTTTTCCAGGCCTTGTACTTTTCGTCGTAAGCTTCGGGCTGATCCATTTCCAACAGGTGACCGAAGCACCAGGTAACGACATTTGAGCCGCATTCTATGTAACCGTTCTTTTTTTGGGCATCCCCCAGGCCTGAGGCAATAGCCCGGCCAAGGGATGGTTTTTCTGCGATGAAAAGTTTCATGATTTTTTTCTCCTTTTTCATAATTTGCCTTCGTACGGTTCGTTGAACTCTAAATCTTTAACCGCTATGATGTTCAGGCGATAACCGGGCCGGATGGTTAAGGTGGGGGACATATTCATATGTTTTTCAAGCAGGCCCATGGTTGTCTGTCCCATCTGATCGGCCAGGGCAGTTCCCATGGATTCATTGAGTGTTGTTGTTTCGTCACTGTTATCGCCGTTCAGTGTGTTCATGGCATAAGCAGTGCCGCCGGTGACAAGGCTCATGAGCAGGGCATGGCCGTAAATCCTGAAATAGTGATTATTGACTTTGTCTTTGAGACCGGTGTAGCCGAGCTGGTCCCCGCCGGGCATATCCTTCAAGGTCATTGTCCGGCCGTCAGGGAATATTAATCGCTGCCAAGCAACGAATACCCGTTCCTGGCCCATCATTATATTGTTCTGGTATTGGCCAAAGACTTTTGTGCCTTGGGGGATGAGCAGATTATAACCGGTTGCGGTATCCCAGACATTTTGACTGACCTGACCGCTGATATAGCCGGGCAAGGTGGAATCAATCCCGGTGATCAGCACAACAGGTATAATGGCCCCGGTCTTAATGGATAACGCATTGGTGTCTTGATCCATGGAATAACCGTTATCCCACATTGCATCATCATTGATTTCGGTTTGGGCAGATATGGATAAACCGGTTGTCGTTGTTACGGATGCTGTGGATTGTGAACCGGCCCCCCCAAGGCCAAGCCTTGCTTTGGCGTTTGCAAGTTCACTGTTTAAGGCAGACAGTCTTGCTGAAGTTCCCGATTGTCGGCTGGTTTGGTCAGAAACGCCGGAAGAGGTACTGACGATCGTTGAAGCGTTGTTTTTGTAAACAACCGGATTGGATTCCAAGGCCTGGCGTTGTTTTTCGAACCGGTACTGCAGAACCGTGACAAGCTGTTTTTGCCGCTGCTTGTCCAGAGCGGCTTTTACAGGGTCCTGGGGAGGTGGATTCGCACGTACAACCTCAATGGGTTCAAGGGCCTTTTGATCCTCCTTTTTATCCATGGAGTTCATATCGGTTTCAGACGCAAGGCCTTTGCGTTGTTTAGGGGCTTTGGGCAAATTAAGCCCCTCTTCATCTGTGGATACGGATGACTGCTGGGGTTCTATCAACAGGGTTTCCTGATCCAGATCCCCGTTTCTATTATTTCTTTTGCCTTCATCAAAGATTGAAAAAAGCAGCAGCAATACAATGATGGCAATGAACAGAAACAGTACCAAGATAGGCTTTTTGCTCAGCACAGTTGTCACTACGCCCGGCCTTTGCAGTCCCCGTGGTGCGCTCATTTTTTGACCTCGCGTTGGGTATAATTGTCTGCCAGGTTATATCCGGGCATGCGGAACATCCGGCTGAAACTGAATCCGTCACTGCTTTTAAGGTGGACGTATCCGGTGCCGGGATTTTGTGATAACACGTCAATGACATAGCTGATCTTGACAGCGTTCCGGGTCTGACTGATTGTATAACCGGCTCGCCTGGCCTGTTTTTCAATCAGTTCGTCAAAGGTTTTATTGCCGCTTTTAAGAAGCGTTATCGTGGTTTTTGCCGGCGGATATTGCTGGATCAGTCGGCTGATGATTTCATCACAGATCAGTAACGGTGGGTTAGATTCAGTCAACACCCATGAGCTTTTAGGAGAAATGTGGGTGCAGGAAAAACAGGTTAACGCCAGAAAAAAAAGAAGGATCAGTCTGGTAAGCGTTTTCATTTTTTCGCCTCCAGCCGGGTCAGGGTTAATTCTTCCTTATCCTTGCCCACACCCAGGATTAAATAGCCTTGGTCAAAAATCCGGTCTACAATAAAACAGTTATTTTTCACCCGGCAGTTTACAAGACCTTTACCCGCGGCGGTTTTGACCATGAACATGGGCATTTCCTGCAGTTTAGGCAGCTTGATATACGTTTTAACGCCGTTATCAAAGACCTGCAGCGGTCTCCAGCCGGCATTTCCGGATATTTCATAATCAAAGTTTAGATTGGCAATATCAAAGCCATCAGGAGTGGTCCGTTTCTCTTTTTCTTTGATTTCTTTTTCCCGGGCGGCCTTGGTGATTGCGATATGATTCTGGGGATAGATGAAGCCTGTATACAGCATGTGTTTACTGCGGTCGGACTTGAGATTGATATGATAAACCCGCCGGTCAGTGGTGATCACGGCGGTGGTGGTGAGCCCGGAATCCAGGGCTTTGAAAACAACGTGACTTGTGCTGATATCGCCGCTGCCGGAAAACACTATTTCTGCATACCATCGCGCGTTATCGCCCAGGACCATGGAGTTAATCACTTCTCCGGGCTGCAGTTCCAGATCAGCCACTTTATATGGGGTAACAATAATGGTTGGATTTGAATGGCCATAAACAAAACAGTTCATTCCGTTCCGGGTAGTGATGGGGTCCAGGGTGTTTTTTTGCCATCTTGACTGAAGCGCTAAAGGCTTTCTTTCTTTGCTTTCCAATCTGGCTGATACGGGACTTACGAAATCCGCAGCCCGGCATGTTGTCAAACCGGCAAAGAATACTGCAATTGCGATTATTATTAATTTTTTCATGGGATACGCTCCTATTGTATCTTTTTGCTGTGGCTGATTTCTGACACATATATGCCGCTGGCATTGTTGATGATTTCTTGTTGTGTTTCTGGAAGTTTGCGTTTGATGATGAGGTTCGCTTGAAAAGCAGTCCGAGAGCGCTCAACGCCTTTATGTGTGCGCTCTATCTCTGTCCATTCCACCAGCCAGGTTTCTCCGCTGACATACAGGGGCAAGGCCATAATCCGCACTTCCACCAATTTTTCTTCGCTGGAGATGTATGGATTGTTGTCTGCATACCATTTAGCCAGGATTCTTTTTGCGGCACCAATTGACATGAAACTGGATTGCTTTAAGTATCTTTCCTGCAAAGCAATATCAGCCGTGACGGTCCGCCAGGCCGTGATAAACTGGCATAGGCTGTATTGAATCATCTCCTGGCTGGTTTCAAGCTTTTTGGCCATATGTCCGCCGCTGATCCGTCCGGCCCGATCAACCTCCACCATGTACGGAATTACTTTTTGTTGTCTTAGCTGTATGATATTTGCCGTGGAAAGCAGAATCGCGAGAATCGAAGCAAGCAGGGCTAACCACCGCCAAAGGTCTCTTTCTCTGATGAACGATCCGTACACTTCAGCCCATGCCTGCCGTCCGGCGAGATAATGGTTTTCTTCCGCCGATTGAAAAACCTGTTTATGATGTTCTGTCGCATTAGTCATCATTCTTTTGGCTCCTCTTTGGGGTTTACGGCTTTTGCTATTTTTTCTAGAGCACTCAATGCACCGCCCCTGGCGCCACCAAGAGCACCAGCCATGCCGCCACCGGCAGCACCGGCAGCGGCACCAACACCCATAGAGGCCGCACTCGCCGCCATACCTGCGCCTGCCGCCATGGCTCCGGTAATAGCTCCGGCACTACTGCCGCTATGCAGTGTGACCATTCTGGCTAGTGTGTCGGGCAATACTTTGATAAGAAACGCCAGAATGAAAAAGCAGGCTGTGATAACAAGGGTTTCGGTAAAGCTTTTAAAGGTGAACAGCACCATATCTGCCAGAAATGAACCCAGGATGTATAGCAGACATCGGATTACGAATAATTTAAGGCCGACACTGAGGGCATATTTTAAAAATCCGGTTGCAAAGCCTCTCGTATATCTCAATCCACCAAAACCAAGTAAAAAAATACCGAGATTTAAAGCTATGTAAGATTCGCAAAGAATGACTAAATACATGCCATAGATAAAAGCACCGCAGGCAGCACTACAGAGAGAACATAGGCAAATGGCAGGGACGACCCAAGGTTTCCAAGAAAACATCATGTTGTTAGACACTTCTAAGGCATCTGTGAAAATTTTAGCAAAAAAGGCTTCGGTGGGGGTGGAGCCACTGCCGGCTACATCTTCCGCCATTTTCAGCATCCCTTTAATTAAATCAACTCCCCATGCCTGTCCTTTTATAATGAGCGCCCAAAAAACACCTCCAAAGATCGCTGTCATTACAAGATCTTCAACAACGTCTTGTAATGTAGATTGCTTGAATCCAAGCTTCACGGCCATGACAACAAGTTGGATGACGAGCAGCCATTTTAATAGCCACAGGGCATGGCTTTTGATGTTTTCACCCCAGGTGGAGCCTATGATTAAATATTTGTTTACAATTTCATCTATAATATCTTGATTAACATCAGCAGCGATTGCTAAATCATTGAAAAAAATCAAAGAACCTGCTATTGCAAAAAAGCACAGACAAATTTTAACAGGAGATTTTTTTATGTCTAAAAATTTGATCATTCTTACTATCTCCATCGTTGTCGCGATTAGTATCAGTATTGGCATTTATATTAGTGTGTCCGCTAATTCTGAGCCCGAGTGGAAGAAAACTGAAGCACAAGAGAAAGAAGTTGGTGTAAACAGAAAAAACGTACTGGAATTACCTTAATTAGGTAATTGCAATACATTCCCTCGCTTTACGCTTATTTCTATTTCTTGCTGCAAATCTGCATCCTCAAGCTTTGCAGCATTGTGTTCTTGTGCCAAAGCCGCAGTTTGAGCCTGCACATAATTAGCCAATAAGGCCCTTGTTTGCCTCATTTCATGAACTGTGAGGGCGTTGATCTGGTTTCCGGCTTCAATTGCCTGCTGTCTGCCTTCTTTGGTAGACAACAGGTCATCTAAATAGCTGTCAAAATCGCCTGAATCCTGCAGGTCTTGTAACTGCTGACCGGTAAGCTGAAAATTAGACTGTAAAACATTATCAATTTTCTCAGAGGCCTTTGAAAATTGATCTAACTGCATTTCAATACGATCCTGCATTAATATGTCATCAATTTTTAAGTCCCGTAATTCAGGCCAGGTTTCAGTGAAAATTGTCAGCAGCGCTCCCATATCAGCCTTGTAAGATTTCAGCCGGTTCACATTGGCAACCGCTACCCTCATTTGAGATTGAAGGTTGGAAGCCAGGTTGCTGGGCAGGTTCATAGTGTTGGTGATGGCATTTTCTGTCTGCTTAACGAGTTGTTCGTATTGTTTGATCTCTTCTGCCAGTTGTTCGATGTCTTTGATATATTCCAGGGCCTGGGTGAATAAATTAGAGCAATTGAGGCAGGTAACAGGAATACCGGCCATAGAGACATTGACAAAGGTAATGACGGACAATAAAACGATTGTTGTTCTGATTTTATTCTTCATTTTGAACTTCCTTAAATTTTAGAGATTTTAATATTTCTGGCATTCAGCCATTGTTTCGGCCATTCAGGGCCGTACTCATTTATTAAGTTCTTAATTGCGGCAATGTCTTCTTTGCCTGAAACTCCGGCAAACGACAGGGCCAGGGGGGATAAAGATAAATTGATCAGGCGACAACCCAGCGAAGAGGTCACGTAATATTCACGTTTTGGCCGGGCTTGCGCGATGATTTGGACCTGGGTGGAATTGAGGCCCAGACCCTGATAAAGTCCTGTTTGGGTATCTTTCCCGGCATCCTGGTTTGGTAAAAATATTTTGGTCGGACAACTTTCCGACAGCACATCTAAAAGGCCTGAATTTTTGGCATCAGAAAGACTTTGTGTGGCAAGGACAACTGCACAATTTGCCTTTCTGAGCACTTTTAACCATTCCCGTATTTTTTGCTGAAAAACAGGATGCCCCAGCATGATCCAGGCTTCATCCAGGATCAGTATGCTTGGCTGCCCTTTAAATGCTTTTTCGATGCGATGAAAAATATACAAAAGCACAGGGATTAAGTTTTCTTCGCCAAGATTCATCAACTCTTCGATTTCGAATACTGTGTACTTTTCCAGAGTCATTGAATCGGCAGGCGCATCAAGGAGTTTGCCCATGGCCCCCTGGTTAGTATAATGCTGG
This window of the uncultured Desulfobacter sp. genome carries:
- a CDS encoding TrbI/VirB10 family protein translates to MSAPRGLQRPGVVTTVLSKKPILVLFLFIAIIVLLLLFSIFDEGKRNNRNGDLDQETLLIEPQQSSVSTDEEGLNLPKAPKQRKGLASETDMNSMDKKEDQKALEPIEVVRANPPPQDPVKAALDKQRQKQLVTVLQYRFEKQRQALESNPVVYKNNASTIVSTSSGVSDQTSRQSGTSARLSALNSELANAKARLGLGGAGSQSTASVTTTTGLSISAQTEINDDAMWDNGYSMDQDTNALSIKTGAIIPVVLITGIDSTLPGYISGQVSQNVWDTATGYNLLIPQGTKVFGQYQNNIMMGQERVFVAWQRLIFPDGRTMTLKDMPGGDQLGYTGLKDKVNNHYFRIYGHALLMSLVTGGTAYAMNTLNGDNSDETTTLNESMGTALADQMGQTTMGLLEKHMNMSPTLTIRPGYRLNIIAVKDLEFNEPYEGKL
- a CDS encoding conjugal transfer protein TrbH translates to MKTLTRLILLFFLALTCFSCTHISPKSSWVLTESNPPLLICDEIISRLIQQYPPAKTTITLLKSGNKTFDELIEKQARRAGYTISQTRNAVKISYVIDVLSQNPGTGYVHLKSSDGFSFSRMFRMPGYNLADNYTQREVKK
- the trbG gene encoding P-type conjugative transfer protein TrbG, with the translated sequence MKKLIIIAIAVFFAGLTTCRAADFVSPVSARLESKERKPLALQSRWQKNTLDPITTRNGMNCFVYGHSNPTIIVTPYKVADLELQPGEVINSMVLGDNARWYAEIVFSGSGDISTSHVVFKALDSGLTTTAVITTDRRVYHINLKSDRSKHMLYTGFIYPQNHIAITKAAREKEIKEKEKRTTPDGFDIANLNFDYEISGNAGWRPLQVFDNGVKTYIKLPKLQEMPMFMVKTAAGKGLVNCRVKNNCFIVDRIFDQGYLILGVGKDKEELTLTRLEAKK
- a CDS encoding type IV secretion system protein, with the translated sequence MMTNATEHHKQVFQSAEENHYLAGRQAWAEVYGSFIRERDLWRWLALLASILAILLSTANIIQLRQQKVIPYMVEVDRAGRISGGHMAKKLETSQEMIQYSLCQFITAWRTVTADIALQERYLKQSSFMSIGAAKRILAKWYADNNPYISSEEKLVEVRIMALPLYVSGETWLVEWTEIERTHKGVERSRTAFQANLIIKRKLPETQQEIINNASGIYVSEISHSKKIQ
- the trbL gene encoding P-type conjugative transfer protein TrbL, whose translation is MIKFLDIKKSPVKICLCFFAIAGSLIFFNDLAIAADVNQDIIDEIVNKYLIIGSTWGENIKSHALWLLKWLLVIQLVVMAVKLGFKQSTLQDVVEDLVMTAIFGGVFWALIIKGQAWGVDLIKGMLKMAEDVAGSGSTPTEAFFAKIFTDALEVSNNMMFSWKPWVVPAICLCSLCSAACGAFIYGMYLVILCESYIALNLGIFLLGFGGLRYTRGFATGFLKYALSVGLKLFVIRCLLYILGSFLADMVLFTFKSFTETLVITACFFILAFLIKVLPDTLARMVTLHSGSSAGAITGAMAAGAGMAASAASMGVGAAAGAAGGGMAGALGGARGGALSALEKIAKAVNPKEEPKE
- the trbJ gene encoding P-type conjugative transfer protein TrbJ; its protein translation is MKNKIRTTIVLLSVITFVNVSMAGIPVTCLNCSNLFTQALEYIKDIEQLAEEIKQYEQLVKQTENAITNTMNLPSNLASNLQSQMRVAVANVNRLKSYKADMGALLTIFTETWPELRDLKIDDILMQDRIEMQLDQFSKASEKIDNVLQSNFQLTGQQLQDLQDSGDFDSYLDDLLSTKEGRQQAIEAGNQINALTVHEMRQTRALLANYVQAQTAALAQEHNAAKLEDADLQQEIEISVKRGNVLQLPN